Proteins from one Phocoena sinus isolate mPhoSin1 chromosome 8, mPhoSin1.pri, whole genome shotgun sequence genomic window:
- the LOC116758198 gene encoding tripartite motif-containing protein 64-like isoform X2: MDSDTLQAFQNELTCSICMNYFIDPVTIDCGHSFCRPCLYLCWEEDQTPKSCPECRGLSEKPDFKTNIVLKRLASLARQDAAKQTNSLEGQICLTHKEAKGLFCEVDKTLLCGPCSESPEHAAHSHSPIQWAAEEYREKLLKRMDSLRKMTQEMQNSLNQEANKTQLLENYVAVRKVMIKVQYRMIHLFLQEQEQLHLEALEEEVKEILQQLRESEFRMTQQKESLKEMYRELTEMCHKPDLELLQVRREVPSRTDLIQMQKPQPVNPELTSWPVTGILDVLNSFRVDNVLSQKMTIHNVSLSEDGTSVMFGGDHHDVSRQPQIVERFVAWGAVAFTSGRHYWEVDVAHSSNWILGVCKNILTSDTDIIIDSEEAFFLSSVKVNNHYTLSTNSPPLIQYVQRPLGRIGVFLDYGNGTVSFYDVCRGSLIYSFLPFSFSSPLTPFLCLRSP, translated from the exons ATGGATTCAGACACATTGCAAGCCTTCCAGAATGAACTAACCTGCTCCATCTGTATGAACTACTTCATAGACCCCGTCACCATAGACTGTGGGCACAGCTTTTGCCGTCCCTGCCTGTACCTCTGCTGGGAGGAAGACCAGACTCCAAAGAGCTGCCCTGAGTGCAGGGGACTATCAGAGAAGCCAGATTTCAAAACCAATATTGTACTCAAGAGGCTGGCTTCCCTCGCCAGACAGGACGCAGCTAAACAAACCAACAGCTTGGAGGGGCAGATCTGCTTGACACACAAAGAAGCCAAAGGACTCTTCTGTGAGGTTGACAAGACCCTGCTCTGTGGCCCCTGCTCTGAGTCCCCAGAGCATGCAGCTCACAGCCACAGTCCAATACAATGGGCTGCTGAGGAATACCGG GAGAAACTTCTGAAGAGAATGGACTCTTTAAGGAAAATGACACAAGAAATGCAAAACAGTCTGAATCAAGAAGCTAACAAAACTCAGTTGTTAGAG AACTATGTGGCCGTAAGGAAGGTGATGATCAAAGTTCAGTATCGGATGATCCACCTGTTTCTCCAGGAGCAGGAGCAACTCCATCTGGAGGCGCTGGAGGAAGAAGTGAAGGAGATTCTCCAGCAACTCAGGGAGAGTGAATTCAGAATGACTCAACAGAAAGAAAGTCTGAAAGAAATGTATAGAGAGCTGACTGAGATGTGCCACAAGCCTGACCTGGAGCTGCTCCAGGTGAGAAGGGAGGTTCCATC CAGGACTGATTTGATACAGATGCAAAAGCCTCAGCCAGTGAACCCAGAGCTCACTTCCTGGCCTGTCACTGGAATCCTAGACGTGCTGAACAGCTTCAGAG TGGATAATGTTCTGAGTCAGAAAATGACCATTCACAATGTGAGCCTTTCTGAGGATGGTACAAGTGTGATGTTTGGAGGTGACCATCACGACGTGTCCAGACAGCCCCAGATTGTGGAGAGATTTGTGGCCTGGGGAGCTGTGGCCTTCACCTCTGGGAGGCATTACTGGGAGGTGGATGTGGCACACTCCTCGAACTGGATTCTGGGAGTCTGTAAAAATATCTTGACGAGTGATACTGATATCATTATTGATTCTGAAGAAGCATTTTTTCTATCTTCTGTGAAAGTGAACAATCATTATACTTTGTCCACAAACTCCCCACCCTTAATTCAGTATGTGCAAAGGCCTCTGGGTAGGATTGGAGTGTTTCTGGATTATGGCAATGGAACTGTGAGCTTCTATGATGTTTGCAGAGGTTCCCTCATAtatagtttccttcctttctccttctcctcccctctgacgcctttcctttgccttaggtCTCCATGA
- the LOC116758198 gene encoding tripartite motif-containing protein 64C-like isoform X1, whose amino-acid sequence MDSDTLQAFQNELTCSICMNYFIDPVTIDCGHSFCRPCLYLCWEEDQTPKSCPECRGLSEKPDFKTNIVLKRLASLARQDAAKQTNSLEGQICLTHKEAKGLFCEVDKTLLCGPCSESPEHAAHSHSPIQWAAEEYREKLLKRMDSLRKMTQEMQNSLNQEANKTQLLENYVAVRKVMIKVQYRMIHLFLQEQEQLHLEALEEEVKEILQQLRESEFRMTQQKESLKEMYRELTEMCHKPDLELLQASGNVLEMTDLIQMQKPQPVNPELTSWPVTGILDVLNSFRVDNVLSQKMTIHNVSLSEDGTSVMFGGDHHDVSRQPQIVERFVAWGAVAFTSGRHYWEVDVAHSSNWILGVCKNILTSDTDIIIDSEEAFFLSSVKVNNHYTLSTNSPPLIQYVQRPLGRIGVFLDYGNGTVSFYDVCRGSLIYSFLPFSFSSPLTPFLCLRSP is encoded by the exons ATGGATTCAGACACATTGCAAGCCTTCCAGAATGAACTAACCTGCTCCATCTGTATGAACTACTTCATAGACCCCGTCACCATAGACTGTGGGCACAGCTTTTGCCGTCCCTGCCTGTACCTCTGCTGGGAGGAAGACCAGACTCCAAAGAGCTGCCCTGAGTGCAGGGGACTATCAGAGAAGCCAGATTTCAAAACCAATATTGTACTCAAGAGGCTGGCTTCCCTCGCCAGACAGGACGCAGCTAAACAAACCAACAGCTTGGAGGGGCAGATCTGCTTGACACACAAAGAAGCCAAAGGACTCTTCTGTGAGGTTGACAAGACCCTGCTCTGTGGCCCCTGCTCTGAGTCCCCAGAGCATGCAGCTCACAGCCACAGTCCAATACAATGGGCTGCTGAGGAATACCGG GAGAAACTTCTGAAGAGAATGGACTCTTTAAGGAAAATGACACAAGAAATGCAAAACAGTCTGAATCAAGAAGCTAACAAAACTCAGTTGTTAGAG AACTATGTGGCCGTAAGGAAGGTGATGATCAAAGTTCAGTATCGGATGATCCACCTGTTTCTCCAGGAGCAGGAGCAACTCCATCTGGAGGCGCTGGAGGAAGAAGTGAAGGAGATTCTCCAGCAACTCAGGGAGAGTGAATTCAGAATGACTCAACAGAAAGAAAGTCTGAAAGAAATGTATAGAGAGCTGACTGAGATGTGCCACAAGCCTGACCTGGAGCTGCTCCAG gCCTCGGGAAATGTATTGGAAAT GACTGATTTGATACAGATGCAAAAGCCTCAGCCAGTGAACCCAGAGCTCACTTCCTGGCCTGTCACTGGAATCCTAGACGTGCTGAACAGCTTCAGAG TGGATAATGTTCTGAGTCAGAAAATGACCATTCACAATGTGAGCCTTTCTGAGGATGGTACAAGTGTGATGTTTGGAGGTGACCATCACGACGTGTCCAGACAGCCCCAGATTGTGGAGAGATTTGTGGCCTGGGGAGCTGTGGCCTTCACCTCTGGGAGGCATTACTGGGAGGTGGATGTGGCACACTCCTCGAACTGGATTCTGGGAGTCTGTAAAAATATCTTGACGAGTGATACTGATATCATTATTGATTCTGAAGAAGCATTTTTTCTATCTTCTGTGAAAGTGAACAATCATTATACTTTGTCCACAAACTCCCCACCCTTAATTCAGTATGTGCAAAGGCCTCTGGGTAGGATTGGAGTGTTTCTGGATTATGGCAATGGAACTGTGAGCTTCTATGATGTTTGCAGAGGTTCCCTCATAtatagtttccttcctttctccttctcctcccctctgacgcctttcctttgccttaggtCTCCATGA